One Aegilops tauschii subsp. strangulata cultivar AL8/78 chromosome 2, Aet v6.0, whole genome shotgun sequence genomic window, GGGCCTGCTCGTCTACTACGATGCGCCATCTGATATTTGCCGCACGGTTAATAATTACTGATGAATTATCTTTGCCACACACCTGCACAGATCTTCCTTGACACCGTGCAAATCTATCCATAGAGAGAAAAAGTAGTGGCAGTGCTGCTTGTCGTGTCCTCTTCTCTCTCGCAGCTTCCCTTGTCTGGTCTTGAGATCCTTGTCTTAGCAAGTGTGCATTGTCATTGCCCTCCAATAATTCAGTTCTTGCCGTCTGAACCGAGCTTTTGCGGCTGCGGCGGTGCGCAAGGGGAGCGGTCTGCCACTGCCAATGGTTCTCTTGCGGCCATCAGGATATGGCTTTCTATGACACTCGACCACACAATCATTGGGAGATAGTGTCGCCCATAAAACTTTAACCGCACCAACTTGTCTAGTAGAACTCGAGCTTATGGCCATGAACTTATGGCAGGATCGTCGTAGGACACTGTATCTTAGTACCGGTACTCGTAGGCGCAATGATCGTATGCACAAATCAAACCCAGGGCCCGAGAAGAACGCCGCAGACCACCGGAGCCGCCCATGGGCCATGGCTCCTACATCTTTTTTCTGTTGGAACAGTGCGATGATATCAGTTTTTTTGGAGATCGGGCTGATGATAGCCGGCCAATAGGCGATGTCAACCTTTACATTTTGTTTTGTATCTTTGTGGAGCTATCTCCTTTCCTTTTTGTCCCCAGCCGTCCGTTGCAGCAACATGGAGTCACGGTCACCATGGCACATTGGCATCCCATAAAAAAAAGCCACACGTCGCCGTGTCAGTGAACTTGCGGCGCTCCATCGGTCTCGCTTGGGGCTGGGAATAAAGGGCGTATATATTCATGTGTGTCATGCGCCTTTGTGGTAAAGTTTTAGGTAGTGGAGAAGGAGGCGAAGAAGCTTCGTGGTGAGAACCCGAGGTGGGGAATGTTCTTGGCTGAGGAAAAGGCACATGCGGTTTCTAGATAAGGATGCATGACGGAGTGCGTTTAGCCGTCGATTTCGCGGTAGAAGAATATCGAATGTCTCCCTTTACCCCGTTGGTCTCACTTTTTTTTTCCCTTCTTTTTGTTGGGGGTGAGGTGAGAATGAGATGCTACTTCATCTTTTACTTCCTCTTGTGGGAGTTTTTTCTTTGTCTAGACTAGATAGCTTCTGGTGTTTCTGTGTGGTGCCAGTAATGATATTTATGCGGTTGTGTTCTTTGGATCGCCCGCCCTTTTTATCCAGAAGAATAAAAGACACCCTTGACTCGGCAGCTTCGGTTGTATCGCCAGTGGTGGAAGTGGAAGCCCATTATTGTTTATGGCCCCAAGGTCTTATTAGTAGATACTATAGAACTTTAGTACACGGGCCTTGGTGGCTTTGCCATTTGTGCTAGGCCCATGACGCCAATTGCCAAGTTGTTCGACCTGCCAGGAAAGGAGGAATGGGCTTCCACTTAGGTGGGCCCAATCTACTTGCTAGTTCGCCGTTTGTGCAAGGAAAACGTGAAGTAGGAGatgttcaaaaaaataaaaataaaaataaaaccgGGGGTGGGGAGTAGCCAGTAGGAGATGATGACATCAAAAGGATTGAAGGCGTACTCCTGTTTGTTCTAGTTCTTTCAACCAAATATAATCTCTTTCTTTAGTTAATAAATTCACTCTGTTAACCGTTCAAAGAAAAAGTCACTCTGTTGCTAAAAATCATGAAATGAGTGgggaaaaaaaaggagaaagagaACAAGTATACACAACAAGCCGAGGTGAGGTGTCATTATTCCCTTAAAAAAAGCTGAGGTGTCATTATTACCTTGAAAAAAGCTGAGGTGTCATTCCATTCGCACGAGTGGCAACGAGTGCCACATATCTTTCATCTCCCCACGAATTCCCAAGGTGTAGAAGAAGCCAGCATAGCATAGCTCCTGCTTTCCTCTCCACTAACAAAGTGTGGGGAGGAACCCATGACAGTGACAACAAAACCCTTATCTGAAACCAACCCGTGCGTTCGTGCGtgcaggcggtggaggcagcaTACTGAAGCTTCACGAGGACGTGCAGACCTGCGGATACAAGGACGTGCAGGTGATGTTCGAGATGCTGACGTCGGAGCTCGAGGACCCCAAGAGGCGCAAGCAACAGACGGCGGCCTCCTGGAGGCCGCCCTCGGCGTGGCCCGCCCGGTCGTCGTCGTCGATCGCGGCCGCGGCGCAGTAGAGACCCTGAGGACGACATGGAAGGAACAGGCAGCTCGGTTTGGTGGCACCGGTCCATAATAACAAGACGAGGAGGAGGGCCGATTTAGTAAGTAAGTAAGTACCCTGTGGTAATAGTGTTAATTAGTCAGTCTGGCGACTCAATGCCTGATGCCAGGTATCGATCAGTCCCCCTGCCCGTCGACTCTCCGGGAAGAAGAGCGAGGGTTTCAGTTTCCAGAGCGCGTCGCAAGCCTCTGAAAGTCTGAATGTTTTCTGTACATGTTGCATGTCGATTGCGCCGAATTCTCGCAAGCTCGGAGAAACGATGGAGCAAGAGGGGTTTACATTTCAATCAACCATATATAAATATCCGGTTTCTCTGTCGTTCATATGTCCTTTAATCAGTTGTCACCTGCTATTCAACAGTGATGTTAAGTCGGCCGAATTTCGGTATGTGCCTTACTCATTTCTTGGTGTTATTATCTGGTATGGCGAAATGAAGGGGGCCAATTAGCAACAAAAAATATGTTCAAGGCAATTTGTGGGGGAGAGTAATGGAGGAGCACGACGGGCGCAACTTGCAGGGTTTCTTTCATGGCAGAAGTTGACACTTAACAGAAAACCGGGCGAACCCCAACACGGGAAGCGACACGTTATGGGCCGTTAATTCCCTTGCGGAGAGGCGACCACTGCATTATCCATCGACGTCTCCTTTTTAATGGTGCCATTTTTATATACTACGAGCATCGTGTTGCAGGTTATACTTGTATTGTCTGGCACCAGCTTCTGCTTTCTGTTCAGCCATGACTAAACATGGGTTTGGCAGAAGTGGTTTTTATTAGTTGACATTCGACAAGACGATGCAATTCAGGCAAGGTGCAGCTTCCAAAATTTCCAAAAACTGAGACCTCAGATCAGTGCATATCTACATCCTTCTGTTAAAGACAAATGGATGGCCTGAAGAAACAACAGTGCAGTTTGGAATAATCACTGTCAACCTTTTCTAAACACCATCGCGTGCGTCCTGACCCTTTCGTCGTTCGCCGGAGAAAGCGACTAGCAGGAAGACCAAACGGGTTAAGGGGGCGACTGATGAAAGCATGTCCTATCAAGCACTCTGAATAATGATTGATCTGAGGAAGCTAAGCCTAGGCACAACCTAAAAAAATCGATGGCCGTAATCCAAATCATGCAGCGCAGCGCTGTGCCGTGCCGTGCCGTGTCGAATTATTACACCAGCAACACGCTAAGAGGTACTCCCTCCGCAAAactgagtcatctattttggaacggaggaagtacttccAATTCAGAAAACCCAAAGAGCGCGCAAAAACCTAAAAACAAAAGGGTTGCTCTCCTGATTGCTGCATCATGTGATGTTACAGAGATTTATAGCATCTTGGTAGGCCACGGCGCTGAGAATTGCCATTTGCCATCCATCCACACACCCATCAAGCCCTCTCAGAAAACTAGAACTTGTGGACGGCCTGTGTGTACGTGTGTGTGGGCGAATGATGGCGAAGAATTGAATAGAATTATGGTGGAATGACGTTGATACGGCACGAGGAGAATATGATAAGTGCGAGGCGGTCAGAGCCATGAGGATGTTCGCAAAGTAAAGGCAAGACAAAGGTATCCCGATGTCTCTGCGTCCGCGACTTTGTCCAACACCAAGTACGCGCACATTGAGTATTGTAAGTCTTGTAGCTTGCTTGATTCTTTATGTAATCATGCTGCACAAAGGGGGCGAGAAAGGCTTGGGAGTTCATGGCTGCTATGATTCTGTGCGAGGACAAGGAGTGCTGGTGGGATTCCCAGGATTATACAGGAAAGGTAGCCGGCATTATACAGGACAGACAGGAAACTACAAAGAACAAATGGAGTTTTATAGTGCAGCTTTGGATCAGGTGTGCATGTTCCCGTATCACTGTCCGCTGCCGACCTCGACAAATGGAGACGACAAGTGAGGGAGATCATGTACTGCTCTTGCTGGAACTGTCCGAAATCGAACTAGTGCTAATTGTCTTGAAAAAAGCCGGTATAAAACATGGTATATTTCGAACTCCTTGTTCTATTGTAGTACTATATGAGTACATAGATGCCAACAGGTTCAGAATTCTACCTAAATGTTGTTAACCATGAGAGACCAACTTACCTCCGTTTGGAGAGAAAATATGTAGAGCAAATGTTGGGTTTCACCATCAAGTTCGATGTTTCTGGGTGGCCACCTAGCACCCTGGGGTCTACAATCACCTGTTTGCAATTAATTAATGACAGCCGATGCTTTCCCATGTGGTTTTCCTTGCACGGCAACAAGAAAAGGTTGTTTCGACACGTTAAACCAAGAACATGACAAAATATTTAAGGACGAAGTGCGGATTTATTAACTTTTTTATGGATTTTTAATACGGAAAGCGGATTTATTTCTTGCTCCGGAGCTTCAAATAACCTGAagttttacggagaattattttggattATACAAAATATACTGGAATATAGAAGTACCAGagacccacaaggcaggggcgcgcctacccccctcccccccgggTGCGCCCAGGTGCCTTGCTAGGCCCACATAGTCCCTCTgttgcccatcttctgctatatgaggccattttccctagaaataaaataaagagaagactttcggggcgaagcgccgccgtctcgaagcggaacctgggcaggagcacttttgctctccggcggagcgattccgccggggatacttctctccagagggggaaatcgaagccatcgtcatcaccaacgctcctctagTCGTGGGAGGactctccatcaacatcttcagtAGCACCAtctctcttgtattcaatctttgtcccaaaacctcaaattggtacatgttggttgctagtagtgttgattacatcttgtagttgatgctagttggtttatttgatGAAAGATCGTAAGTTTAGATTATTAATCATatattatgaacatgaatatgatttgtgaatAGTTCTGTTTGTTCTTAAGGACATgagagaagtcttgttataagtaatcatgtgaagttggTTTTCGATCAATATTTTAATGGTGTGTTATGTTGATCTTCCTCTaatggtgtcatgtgaatgtcaaCTACACGACACATTACCATGCTTGGGCCTAGGGGAAAGCACTGTGGGATtagtaagtagatgatgggttgcgggAGTGATAGAAGATTAAATTACGGGCAATTCCGTATCATGCTATGCTTAAATTTAtattaattcttctttcatagttgtaGATGCTCGCGAGAGGGGGTAGTCATAAGTGGGTTGTTTGTTCAAGTAGAACAACACCATAGCATCGATCCACCATATACCAACTTATCAAAGTAGTGAATGTGAACCAATGAACCCTGGTAAACGTGACTAGATAAAATTCTCATGTGTCATCGAGAACGCCTTTCTCATTATAAGAAGTACTTTTGGCTTGTCCTTTGCAATGAAAGGATTGGAACACCGTGCTACACTTTGTTACTTTGGTTACTTGTTACTTGCAACGAATTATATTACTTTTAAACTATCTGCTACTACTACTTTATTACTACATTTGCAcagaataccttgctaaaaaccgcttattgatcacttctgctcctcgttgggttcgacactcttactacgattgatcccctatacttgtgggtcatcatagtACAATGGGCTCGGCGGTCCCATGGTGGGCGCAAACTATCGCGAAGACTGCAAGCACATGACTCCAGTGTGTGAAAGCTAGAGTGATGGTCCAGGCGGAATCATCTCCAGTCATCGGCGGGCGGCTTAGGGCAGAGCAGATTGTGTGTACCATCACGTGAAAGATTTAGGTACGGGTTTTCACACAGTGgaggttttacccaggttcagccCCCTATTCTATGGGTAACACCCTACTTCTGATTGGATGTTTTCTCTCTTATGTGAGCCGAGTGATTACAAAGAATTTGTTTAGCCTGTAGTCTTGAGTGAACATGTCTATGTCTCTCGCCCTTTTCACCTTATGTACTATGGTGAGAAGGTGGAGTTACAAGGGTTGTGAGAGCCATGATGTAATAACGGCCATAAAATGGTGACAGTTGCAGGTAAAGTTACCATGTCGTCGTCTTCATGATGTTGTGGGTAACGTTCGTCTCGATTGAGCACGTCCTGGTCTAGTTGAAATTGTGGTGGTTAATCGAATAGGCTTCATGGTGTTCAGCCGGATAGGCTTTACCGGTCCGGTCCGGCCCAACCGAATGATTTTCCTGCTAACGATTGGGTCGTTGAGCTTGCTAGGCCGAAATCATACCGTAGGCCTACCCCGGGGCATCCCACTGTCAGGAGGTATAAGGTAGTGTAGGaccgaaagtatgtctagagggggggtgattagactacttgaccaaataaaaatctagccttttcctaattttaagtcttggcagattttagcaacttagcacaagtcaagcaatcaacctacacatgcaattctaagagtatagcagcggaatgtaaatcattgcatatgaaggtaaaagggaggagtttggagggagcaaacgcaatgtagacacgaagatttttcccatggttccgataggtggtgctatcgtacatccacgttgatggagacttcaacccacgaaggataacgattgcgcgagtccacgaagggctccacccatgaagggtccacgaagaagcaaccttgtctatcccaccatggccatcgcccacgaaggacttgcctcactagggtagatcttcacgaagtaggcgatctccttgcccgtataaactccttggttcaactccacaatcttgacggaggctcctaAGTAACACCTAACCagtctaggagacaccactctccaaaaggtaatagatggtgtgttgatgatgaattccttgctcttgtgcttcaaatcatagtctccccaacactcaactatctctcacggatttggatttggtggaaagatgatttgagtggaaagcaacttggggaaggctagacatcaagattcttgtggttggattagaatatcttggtctcaacacatgagtaggtggttctctcttagaaaatgaatGCTCGAAGTGTaagcacgttctgatggctctctccacgaatgcaAGAAGGgtagaggggtatatatagcctccacacaaaatctaaccattacacacaatttaccaaactcggtgggaccgaacaatgaaactcggtcagaccgatttagttcaaaatatgaacgttaggtttttcgatgggaccgacatgatcaactcggtgggaccgatgagctagggttagggcataacttgatctcggtgagaccgatcacatgaactcggtgagaccgatttcagtaataggcaaacagagagttggtcaggcaaactcggtgggaccaatcgctcattttggtgagaccgaaacgttacgaaaagaaaacagagagtttgcattgcgaactcggtggaaccgatcactcatctcggttaggccgaaacgttacgaagggaaacggAGAGTtagcaatcccatctcggtgagaccgagatccctatcggtgagaccaaactgattagggtttctggctatggctatgtcaaatgaactcggtggcgccggatagaccaaatcggtggggccgagtttgaatttaggtttaggacatatgtggaaatgaaaGAGTGGTTGCGgacttttggagcatatcactaaccattttgagcaagcaagccatcactacaaaaaaatacacttccatgatgatacgtgtttgtcacagtaggtcgtgttttctatcatgcatgtacatccatgaaaaatttatgacagaatcaagatagtcatacctgtgctgtcgtagaagtgttccatgacattgccaaaattatcatcacggaagtgtccacttccatgacgataaatcgcgcgtcacagaagtgctttcgtcaagggtgaccgacacgtggcatccaccgtaacggaacaccgttaagctatcgggtcgggttttggatccgataaccagttaacaaccccgaccaatggggattttccacgtgtaaaatcatcattggcttgaggaaacacgtgtcggctcatcgttgggatagatgtcatccactcattggacggaaggtgcctatgatacgtcgacacgtggcacggcccaacagaggcccattcctgtgaaaaggccggcccgtttgacttggtcaaaaggtggcgggccggcccatggaaagcctgttaacggcctgttcgcatatagcccatttacagcccgctaacccaaggcccgttacgccctatccgaattaggcccattagcgtcatctgggccatccaatatgattccagcccgttttcacttctggcgcatgtatggcccatgacgtctttcggcccatatgaggccctatgtaactcttggcctattaacggcccgtggtgaaactggcccgtaatgaacagtgtatcactttacacccattaacggcccgtggtgaaactagcccgtaatgaacattgtatcactttatacccattaacggcccgttattccgttgggccgtttccagcccatgttatctttcggccttctcagagcccatttattcttgggctcatttccagcattcgtttacttacggcccgttactgtcattttctgcttgtgggccaaattcagcccgtggttacagtcggcccgtttgtggtccgttaatacgttgggccgttttcatagcgtcatcaaatacggcctattaacaatggcccgttatggtcggcccatgaacggacgattccaactctagcccgtttacggccataatgcggtctgtttggcccatgtttggccaatcgatcatacggcccgtataaggcccattgatgatacggcccgcagaaggcccattgtttctacggcccatagaaggcccattgtttctacggcccgtagaaggcccactgtttctacggccagtaggaggcccagtgtcactacagtaaatattagcccatggttattgtggcctagttttaaaaaataggttattgcagccactagctaaccgcgggaaagaactgcaatgactacaagcaaacaaataaacaagacaacaaggaaataaataagcaagcaactaacgctaggctatcacagctattacacatattacatccactgggcatcaaagttcgccaccagtgcaaatatagggaacaaagcagcatatcatatacactggttgtcaaagttggcgaccagcgcaaataaacgccgcagcaaaacaaatccagaactgaaaccacttcagaagatctcaa contains:
- the LOC109748506 gene encoding uncharacterized protein, translated to MMAWWRKKVVFPARRALAAVSTRVRSRKTGGGGSILKLHEDVQTCGYKDVQVMFEMLTSELEDPKRRKQQTAASWRPPSAWPARSSSSIAAAAQ